Proteins found in one Cytobacillus luteolus genomic segment:
- a CDS encoding DHH family phosphoesterase, with amino-acid sequence MPDFYKKKMFRYPIYALLLISLILLGITFYFNWIIGFTCFLLLGFVVYYVFRAESLLNKEMESYISTLSYRLKKVGEEALMEMPIGIMLFNDDLYIEWTNPYIASCFDEDTLVGRSLYNVAEELVPLIKQEVETEIVTLHDRKFKVILKKEERLLYFFDVTEQTEIEKLYEDERTVLGVIYLDNYDEVTQGMDDQRKSLMNNHVTTILNKWAMDNGVYLKRTSSERFTAVLNEHILTQLEKSKFSILDEVREKTAKENISLTLSIGIGTGVSSLPELGALAQSSLDLALGRGGDQVAIKQTNGKVKFFGGKTNPIEKRTRVRARVISHALRELINESDKVIIMGHKYPDMDAIGAAIGILKVAQANQKDAYIVLKEEEIDMGVSKLIDEVKNHSELWSYFITPEQALEISSDETLLVVVDTHKPSLVIEDRLLAKLDNVVVIDHHRRGEEFIESPLLVYMEPYASSTAELVTELLEYQPKRLKINMLEATSLLAGIIVDTKSFTLRTGSRTFDAASYLRSQGADTVLVQKFLKENIESFNKRAKLIGSAVIYKQGIAIAMGNENEFNEQVIIAQAADALLAMSGVVASFVISMRSDNVIGVSARSLGDVNVQVIMEGLEGGGHLTNAATQIHNATLEEVEQQLKEVIDEYIEGGKKS; translated from the coding sequence ATGCCAGATTTTTACAAAAAGAAGATGTTTCGTTACCCAATTTATGCGTTGCTACTTATTTCACTCATTTTGTTGGGAATAACGTTTTACTTCAATTGGATCATAGGATTTACTTGTTTTCTGCTCCTAGGATTTGTGGTCTATTATGTATTTAGAGCTGAATCATTATTAAATAAAGAAATGGAAAGCTATATCTCAACCCTATCCTATCGGTTAAAAAAAGTAGGGGAAGAAGCCCTTATGGAAATGCCGATTGGTATTATGTTATTTAATGATGACTTATATATCGAATGGACAAACCCATATATTGCTTCTTGCTTTGATGAGGATACCCTAGTCGGAAGATCACTTTATAATGTTGCTGAAGAGTTAGTTCCTCTCATAAAACAAGAAGTAGAAACTGAAATTGTTACTCTTCATGATCGGAAGTTTAAAGTGATATTAAAAAAAGAAGAAAGGCTCTTGTATTTCTTTGATGTTACTGAACAAACAGAAATTGAAAAGCTATATGAAGATGAACGCACAGTTTTAGGGGTTATTTACCTTGATAACTATGATGAGGTTACTCAAGGAATGGACGATCAACGAAAAAGTCTAATGAATAACCATGTGACGACCATCCTTAATAAATGGGCTATGGATAATGGAGTTTATTTAAAAAGGACATCCTCTGAACGTTTTACAGCTGTTTTAAATGAGCATATATTGACTCAGTTAGAAAAGAGTAAGTTTTCCATCCTTGATGAGGTAAGGGAAAAGACTGCAAAGGAAAATATCTCATTAACATTAAGTATTGGCATTGGGACGGGTGTTTCATCACTACCAGAGCTTGGTGCATTAGCACAATCAAGCTTAGATTTGGCATTAGGTAGAGGTGGAGATCAGGTTGCTATAAAACAAACCAACGGAAAAGTTAAATTTTTCGGTGGTAAAACAAACCCTATCGAAAAACGCACTCGAGTACGTGCACGTGTTATTTCTCATGCATTACGAGAGCTTATCAATGAAAGTGATAAAGTTATCATTATGGGGCATAAATACCCTGATATGGACGCGATTGGTGCAGCTATTGGAATATTAAAGGTTGCACAAGCTAACCAAAAAGATGCATACATTGTTTTAAAAGAAGAAGAAATTGACATGGGTGTCTCAAAACTTATTGATGAAGTTAAGAATCACTCAGAGCTTTGGAGTTACTTTATAACGCCGGAGCAGGCTTTAGAAATCTCATCTGATGAAACGCTACTTGTGGTAGTTGATACTCATAAGCCTTCATTAGTTATTGAGGATCGCTTATTAGCAAAATTAGATAATGTTGTTGTTATCGATCACCACCGTAGAGGTGAAGAATTTATTGAATCACCACTGTTGGTTTATATGGAACCATATGCTTCTTCTACAGCAGAATTAGTTACAGAATTATTAGAGTATCAGCCTAAACGATTGAAAATTAATATGCTAGAAGCTACTTCCCTTCTTGCAGGTATTATCGTTGATACAAAGAGCTTCACGCTCCGAACAGGTTCAAGAACGTTTGATGCGGCTTCCTATCTTCGCTCACAGGGTGCAGATACCGTATTAGTACAGAAGTTTTTAAAAGAGAATATCGAGAGTTTTAATAAGCGTGCAAAATTAATAGGTAGTGCAGTCATTTATAAACAGGGTATTGCAATTGCAATGGGTAATGAGAATGAGTTTAATGAACAGGTTATTATTGCTCAAGCTGCTGATGCATTGCTTGCGATGAGTGGAGTGGTTGCTTCATTTGTCATTTCAATGAGAAGTGATAATGTAATTGGCGTAAGTGCAAGGTCACTTGGAGATGTAAATGTGCAGGTGATTATGGAGGGACTTGAAGGCGGAGGACACCTAACGAATGCAGCTACACAAATACATAATGCAACACTTGAAGAAGTAGAACAACAACTAAAAGAAGTTATAGATGAATATATTGAAGGAGGCAAAAAATCATGA
- a CDS encoding YybS family protein, whose protein sequence is MKKTKQLTEGAILIALYSIILLLFLYIPLLGILVLFLLPLPFIIYAIRNGLKNAIIFFIAALVVSFIIGTLMALPMTFMFGSSGIVLGYLIEKQKGRYALLVGGTVAYLLNIAVLYIITVSLLNINLMEETITMTKETLNTSNELLTLIGQESNEQALQQFEEAMKIFPYLLPSTFLMIAFLFSFFTQLFSIPFLKRLKVNIESWPPFRELRLPRSLLWYYLIVMLLMFIEFEVGTFGYTAVINLFYILQLLMMVQGFSFLFYYCFQKGISKAVPIVILVFSLFIPILLYIIRILGIIDLGFQMRDKIAPKK, encoded by the coding sequence GTGAAGAAAACAAAACAGCTAACAGAGGGAGCTATTTTAATTGCTCTATATAGTATTATTCTCTTGCTATTTTTATACATACCATTACTAGGCATTTTGGTTCTATTCTTATTACCATTGCCATTTATCATTTATGCAATAAGAAATGGGCTTAAAAACGCTATTATTTTCTTTATAGCTGCTTTAGTTGTTTCTTTTATAATAGGGACTCTGATGGCTTTACCTATGACATTCATGTTTGGAAGTAGTGGTATTGTACTAGGTTATTTAATTGAAAAGCAAAAAGGGCGCTATGCATTATTAGTGGGAGGAACAGTTGCTTATCTTCTAAATATTGCCGTGCTTTATATAATAACTGTAAGCTTGTTAAATATTAATTTAATGGAAGAAACCATTACGATGACAAAAGAAACTCTCAATACGTCCAATGAGCTTCTTACATTGATTGGCCAGGAGTCCAATGAACAAGCCCTACAACAATTTGAAGAGGCAATGAAGATATTTCCCTATTTGCTTCCTAGTACGTTTTTAATGATTGCCTTTCTATTCTCCTTTTTCACACAGCTTTTTTCTATTCCTTTTTTAAAGAGATTAAAGGTGAACATTGAATCTTGGCCACCATTTAGAGAGTTAAGATTACCAAGAAGCTTGTTATGGTATTACTTAATTGTTATGCTACTTATGTTTATCGAGTTTGAAGTAGGAACATTTGGATACACAGCAGTCATTAATCTATTTTACATATTACAATTGTTAATGATGGTGCAAGGATTTTCTTTCCTATTTTATTACTGTTTTCAAAAAGGAATTTCAAAAGCAGTTCCCATAGTTATTTTAGTCTTTTCTCTATTTATACCTATTCTCCTTTATATTATTAGAATCTTAGGTATAATTGACTTAGGCTTTCAGATGAGAGACAAAATAGCACCAAAGAAGTAA
- the rplI gene encoding 50S ribosomal protein L9, whose translation MKVIFLKDVKGKGKQGEVKNVSDGYAHNFLFKQGAAIEATPANMKMLEAQKNKVKQEAAQELEESKQLKEKIEALTVELTAKAGDGGRLFGSVTSKQIADELAKTHKIKIDKRKFDLPDGIRSLGFTNVPLKLHPEVTATVKVQVKEQ comes from the coding sequence ATGAAGGTAATCTTTTTAAAGGATGTAAAAGGAAAAGGAAAACAAGGTGAAGTGAAAAATGTGTCAGATGGGTATGCACACAACTTTTTATTCAAACAAGGTGCTGCTATTGAAGCCACACCTGCTAATATGAAGATGTTAGAAGCTCAAAAGAACAAAGTGAAACAAGAGGCTGCTCAAGAACTAGAAGAATCAAAGCAATTAAAAGAAAAAATTGAAGCTTTAACGGTAGAGCTAACTGCAAAAGCTGGTGATGGCGGGCGATTATTTGGCTCAGTAACTAGTAAACAAATTGCAGATGAGTTAGCAAAAACTCACAAAATAAAAATTGATAAGCGTAAATTTGATCTACCAGATGGAATTCGTTCTCTAGGTTTTACAAATGTCCCACTTAAGCTACATCCAGAAGTTACTGCTACAGTTAAGGTTCAAGTGAAGGAGCAGTAA
- a CDS encoding adenylosuccinate synthase yields MASVVVVGTQWGDEGKGKITDFLSENAEVIARYQGGNNAGHTIKFNGETYKLHLIPSGIFYSDKICVIGNGMVVDPKALVTELKYLHDRGVSTDNLRISNRAHVILPYHLKLDEVEEDRKGANKIGTTKKGIGPAYMDKAARVGIRMADLLDREIFEEKLTNNLAEKNRLLEKVYEVEGFKIEDILDEYFEYGQQVAKYVCDTSVVLNDALDEGRRVLFEGAQGVMLDIDQGTYPFVTSSNPVAGGVTIGSGVGPTKINHVVGVCKAYTSRVGDGPFPTELNNEIGERIREVGREYGTTTGRPRRVGWFDSVVVRHARRVSGITDLSLNSIDVLTGIETLKICVAYQYNGKVIEEFPASLKILSQCEPVYEELPGWTEDITGVKNLKDLPENARHYIERVSQLTGIPLSVFSVGPDRTQTNIVRSVYA; encoded by the coding sequence ATGGCTTCAGTAGTTGTTGTTGGAACACAGTGGGGAGACGAAGGTAAAGGTAAAATTACAGATTTTTTATCTGAGAACGCGGAAGTGATTGCTAGATATCAAGGCGGTAACAATGCAGGTCACACAATTAAGTTTAATGGAGAGACCTATAAACTACACTTAATCCCGTCAGGAATCTTCTATTCAGATAAAATTTGTGTAATTGGCAACGGAATGGTTGTTGATCCGAAAGCACTTGTAACAGAGTTAAAATACTTACATGATCGTGGTGTAAGCACAGATAATTTAAGAATTAGTAATCGTGCACATGTGATACTACCATATCACTTAAAATTAGATGAAGTTGAAGAAGATCGTAAGGGTGCTAATAAAATTGGTACAACTAAAAAAGGAATTGGCCCAGCCTATATGGATAAAGCAGCACGTGTAGGAATTCGCATGGCTGATTTGTTAGATCGAGAAATATTTGAAGAAAAATTAACTAACAATTTAGCAGAAAAAAACCGTTTATTAGAAAAAGTTTATGAAGTTGAAGGATTTAAAATAGAAGATATTCTTGATGAGTATTTTGAGTATGGACAACAGGTTGCGAAATATGTATGTGATACATCAGTTGTTTTAAACGATGCTTTAGATGAAGGGCGTCGTGTCCTATTTGAAGGGGCTCAAGGGGTTATGCTTGATATAGATCAAGGTACATATCCTTTCGTTACTTCTTCAAATCCAGTGGCTGGTGGGGTAACAATTGGCTCTGGGGTAGGGCCAACTAAAATTAATCATGTAGTTGGGGTTTGTAAGGCTTATACCTCTCGTGTTGGAGATGGGCCGTTCCCAACCGAATTGAATAATGAGATCGGTGAACGCATTCGTGAAGTTGGTCGTGAATATGGTACAACAACAGGCCGTCCACGTCGTGTAGGTTGGTTTGACAGTGTTGTGGTACGTCACGCAAGAAGAGTGAGCGGGATTACAGATTTATCATTAAACTCAATTGACGTACTAACAGGAATTGAAACATTAAAGATTTGCGTAGCATACCAATACAATGGGAAAGTCATCGAAGAGTTTCCAGCAAGCTTAAAAATACTTTCTCAATGTGAACCAGTATACGAAGAGCTACCAGGTTGGACGGAAGACATCACAGGTGTTAAAAACCTTAAAGACCTTCCAGAAAATGCACGTCACTATATTGAACGTGTGTCCCAGCTAACAGGTATACCATTGTCTGTTTTCTCAGTAGGACCAGATCGTACACAAACGAATATTGTACGTAGTGTATACGCATAA
- the dnaB gene encoding replicative DNA helicase, with translation MSTLLADRIPPQNIEAEQAVLGAIFLEPASLTLASEILIPDDFYRASHQKIFNAMLNLNDKGEPVDLVTVTAELADVKLLEEIGGVSYLSDIANSVPTAANIEYYAKIIEEKSILRRLIRTATTIASDGYSREDEVEALLSEAEKTILEVAQRKNAGAFKNIRDVLVETYDNIEELTNRKGDVTGIPTGFTELDRMTAGFQRNDLIIVAARPSVGKTAFALNIAQNVATKTDENVAIFSLEMGAEQLVMRMLCAEGNINAQALRTGALTAEDWSKLTMAMGSLSNSGIFIDDTPGIRISDIRSKCRRLKQESGLGMILIDYLQLIQGSGRSGENRQQEVSEISRSLKELARELKVPVIALSQLSRGVEQRQDKRPMMSDIRESGSIEQDADIVAFLYRDDYYDKESENKDIIEIIIAKQRNGPVGTVSLAFVKEYNKFVNLERRFDDTNIPPGA, from the coding sequence ATGAGTACACTACTTGCAGATCGTATTCCTCCCCAAAATATTGAAGCTGAGCAAGCTGTGCTAGGAGCTATTTTTCTAGAACCAGCATCATTAACGTTGGCATCAGAAATATTAATTCCTGATGACTTTTATCGTGCTTCTCACCAAAAAATATTCAATGCAATGCTTAATCTTAATGATAAGGGTGAACCGGTCGACTTAGTAACCGTGACTGCTGAATTAGCTGATGTAAAGCTTTTAGAGGAAATAGGTGGGGTATCTTATCTTAGTGATATTGCAAACTCTGTTCCTACAGCTGCCAACATTGAATATTATGCAAAAATCATTGAAGAGAAATCGATACTTCGAAGACTAATAAGAACAGCAACGACCATTGCTTCAGATGGATATTCAAGGGAAGATGAAGTAGAAGCCCTTTTAAGTGAAGCTGAAAAAACAATCTTAGAAGTTGCTCAACGTAAGAACGCAGGGGCGTTTAAAAACATCCGTGATGTATTAGTTGAGACATATGATAATATTGAAGAATTAACAAATCGTAAAGGCGATGTTACTGGTATCCCTACTGGATTTACAGAATTAGATCGTATGACTGCTGGCTTTCAACGAAATGATTTAATCATCGTTGCCGCTCGTCCTTCAGTAGGTAAAACAGCCTTTGCGTTAAATATCGCACAAAATGTGGCCACGAAAACAGATGAAAATGTTGCTATCTTTAGTCTTGAGATGGGGGCAGAACAGCTTGTAATGAGGATGCTCTGTGCTGAGGGAAATATTAATGCACAAGCACTACGTACAGGTGCATTAACGGCAGAGGATTGGAGTAAGCTGACAATGGCTATGGGAAGCTTATCAAATTCAGGAATTTTCATTGATGATACACCAGGTATCCGAATTAGTGATATTCGCTCAAAATGCCGCCGTCTAAAGCAAGAAAGTGGCTTAGGTATGATTCTTATTGATTACCTTCAGTTAATCCAAGGAAGCGGGCGTAGTGGCGAAAACCGTCAACAAGAAGTATCAGAAATTTCTCGTTCACTTAAAGAACTAGCTCGTGAATTAAAGGTTCCTGTTATTGCTCTTTCTCAGCTTTCTCGTGGAGTTGAGCAAAGACAGGATAAGCGTCCAATGATGTCAGATATTCGTGAATCAGGAAGTATTGAGCAGGATGCTGATATTGTTGCCTTCTTGTACCGTGATGATTACTATGATAAAGAATCAGAGAACAAGGATATTATCGAAATTATCATTGCAAAACAACGTAATGGTCCTGTTGGAACAGTATCATTGGCCTTCGTAAAAGAATATAACAAGTTCGTAAACCTAGAAAGAAGATTTGATGACACCAATATACCACCAGGTGCATAG